One window from the genome of Candidatus Manganitrophaceae bacterium encodes:
- a CDS encoding phage late control D family protein: MEIKEVITLAINGEKQDDLIPDLVRIEVEESVDDASVFRIELALTVEKNGTWRYIDDDRYTLWNRLSIEAGYPDSGVETLIDGYITHLNVNLSNDAQEATLEISGMDASALMDLEEKQRVWANKKDSEIAQEIFISYGLSYEVEDTVVRQPETVSAVLQTESDIRFLRRLAARNGFECAVQGSKGYFRSPTLDLPPQKTLAIQFGGETNLTGLRFRVDGTAPADLEIRRIDPFEKEEEKETLTESPRRKLGKKELADFQSGQRSGRLLLKNQVASSSQEMRGRLREGYRGGERFVQVEGEIDSRPYGAVLRSKRLVTVKGAGAQWSGLYYVTRVRHLFTLDGYTQHFEGIRNGLGLTGEEVFAAAALPTAIPFPGLGGASVESGNRVLPAQQEGTTIQG; encoded by the coding sequence ATGGAGATCAAAGAGGTCATCACCCTCGCGATCAACGGGGAGAAGCAGGACGATCTCATCCCCGATCTGGTCCGGATCGAGGTCGAAGAGTCGGTCGACGACGCGAGCGTTTTTCGGATCGAGCTCGCCCTCACGGTCGAGAAAAATGGGACGTGGCGGTATATCGACGACGATCGCTATACCCTCTGGAACCGGCTCTCGATCGAGGCCGGTTATCCCGACAGTGGCGTCGAGACGCTGATCGACGGCTACATCACCCATCTGAACGTGAACCTCTCGAACGACGCGCAGGAGGCGACGCTGGAGATCTCCGGGATGGATGCGAGCGCGCTGATGGATCTCGAAGAGAAACAGCGGGTCTGGGCGAATAAGAAAGACAGCGAGATCGCCCAGGAGATTTTTATCTCATACGGATTGAGTTACGAAGTCGAAGACACGGTGGTGCGGCAGCCCGAAACGGTCTCGGCCGTCCTTCAGACCGAGAGCGACATCCGCTTTCTCCGGCGGCTGGCGGCGCGGAATGGGTTTGAGTGCGCTGTTCAAGGGAGCAAGGGATATTTTCGGAGTCCGACGCTCGACCTTCCCCCGCAGAAGACGCTCGCGATCCAGTTCGGCGGGGAGACCAACCTTACCGGCCTCCGGTTCCGGGTTGATGGAACCGCTCCCGCCGATCTGGAGATTCGCCGGATCGATCCGTTCGAGAAGGAGGAAGAGAAGGAGACCCTCACAGAGAGCCCCCGGCGAAAGCTCGGCAAAAAAGAGCTGGCCGATTTCCAGTCGGGCCAGCGGTCCGGGCGCCTGCTGCTGAAAAATCAGGTGGCCTCTTCCTCACAGGAGATGCGGGGTCGACTCCGAGAAGGGTATCGGGGGGGAGAGCGGTTCGTCCAGGTCGAGGGGGAGATCGACTCGCGCCCCTATGGCGCGGTGCTCCGGTCGAAGCGGCTGGTGACGGTAAAAGGGGCCGGCGCACAATGGAGCGGGCTTTATTATGTGACCCGTGTCCGGCATCTCTTTACCCTCGACGGCTACACACAGCATTTCGAAGGGATCCGGAACGGATTGGGGCTGACCGGCGAGGAGGTCTTTGCCGCCGCGGCCCTCCCGACCGCGATCCCGTTCCCCGGCCTGGGCGGCGCGTCGGTCGAATCAGGCAACCGCGTCCTCCCGGCGCAGCAAGAAGGAACGACCATTCAGGGATAG
- a CDS encoding ATP-binding protein yields the protein MKSTPSLKTAPFRNSRDYLAAELDWLDRALSLLLHLFHRREGKTEGQGLFLSQKEAERLLTSEIRPDNRPKSRINDPEADALSAALDRLRREILSRKKATLEKGGALSLSHLTHLFQLSPVEETALIVTLAPELDPKYAKLYAYLQDDLTRKFPSVDLILRLACLRGEVGPEGRFFFSPQAPLLRWHLVQPVGETGLAIPRLNQGFVLDERTVAFLLEIAQVDGKVLPYLRSVQREGGEETVLPPHAAEIVSQLQRLISSQFQRSSVPAQKVLAYFYGPGAADGREIARTLCGRLKVRLIEVDLIALHQAALSGIFPFSEGLRRVVREALLQPAALYLTGFEKGREEGDWKTSETSAMEALLKEAAWLTFIEGAQSWVPTAPSEESLFFPLLLPLPGPQYRIEGWKGLVGRRPSAVGKEEIESVSIRYRLTLREMEDAMALARDRAALRAPTRPEVAVDDLLWACRERSQTHFGGLARSITPRASWDDLVLPESVFQQLREILAQVRHRPKVFHDWGFEKKLLLGKGVYVLFTGPSGTGKTLAAEVLAQTLGRDLLKVDLSAVVSKYIGETEKNLQRIFSGAERSDAILFFDEADALFGKRSEVKDAHDRYANIEINYLLQRLEEYEGIVILATNFSQNIDDAFSRRIQTSIEFPFPNEVSRLEIWKKHLPKEAPLADEVDLGFLASRFKVSGGNIRNIVLNAAFLAAEGGEPIRMTHLLQAIRREYEKLGKRYSESEFVLPAPAASVLPAVSPRRRPR from the coding sequence ATGAAGTCGACCCCCTCTCTCAAAACGGCGCCGTTCCGGAACAGCCGCGATTACCTCGCCGCCGAGCTCGATTGGCTCGATCGGGCGCTGTCACTCCTCCTTCACCTCTTCCATCGACGCGAGGGAAAAACGGAGGGGCAGGGCCTCTTCCTCTCGCAGAAGGAGGCCGAGCGGCTCCTCACCTCGGAAATTCGGCCGGATAATCGGCCGAAAAGTCGAATCAACGATCCCGAGGCCGATGCGCTCTCCGCCGCGCTCGATCGATTGCGACGAGAGATTCTCTCCCGTAAAAAGGCCACGCTGGAGAAGGGGGGCGCGCTCTCGCTCTCCCACCTCACGCACCTCTTTCAGCTCTCCCCGGTCGAGGAGACGGCGCTGATCGTCACCCTCGCGCCGGAGCTCGATCCAAAATATGCGAAGCTCTACGCCTATCTCCAAGACGACCTGACCCGGAAGTTTCCCAGCGTCGATCTGATCCTTCGGCTGGCGTGCCTGCGGGGCGAGGTCGGTCCGGAGGGCCGGTTCTTCTTCTCGCCGCAGGCGCCGCTGCTCCGCTGGCATCTCGTCCAGCCGGTCGGCGAAACGGGGCTCGCGATCCCGCGATTGAATCAAGGGTTTGTGCTCGATGAGCGGACCGTCGCTTTTCTCCTGGAGATCGCCCAGGTCGATGGAAAGGTTCTCCCCTATCTGCGGTCGGTCCAGCGCGAGGGAGGGGAGGAGACGGTGTTGCCGCCGCACGCGGCGGAGATCGTCTCCCAATTGCAGCGATTGATCTCATCGCAGTTCCAACGGTCTTCCGTGCCGGCGCAAAAGGTCCTCGCTTATTTTTATGGCCCCGGCGCCGCCGATGGACGGGAGATCGCCCGGACCCTCTGCGGCCGGCTGAAGGTCCGGCTGATCGAGGTCGATCTCATCGCCCTGCATCAGGCCGCCCTCTCCGGAATATTCCCCTTCAGTGAGGGGCTCCGCCGGGTCGTCCGTGAGGCGCTGCTGCAGCCGGCGGCGCTCTACCTGACCGGGTTTGAGAAAGGGCGGGAAGAGGGAGATTGGAAGACGTCGGAGACGTCGGCCATGGAAGCGCTCTTAAAGGAGGCTGCATGGCTCACCTTCATCGAAGGGGCCCAGTCGTGGGTTCCGACGGCCCCCTCCGAGGAGAGCCTCTTCTTCCCCCTCCTTCTCCCCCTTCCCGGTCCTCAATACCGGATCGAGGGGTGGAAGGGATTGGTCGGGCGGAGACCCTCAGCGGTCGGAAAAGAAGAGATCGAATCGGTCTCGATCCGATATCGTTTAACCCTGCGAGAGATGGAGGATGCGATGGCGCTCGCCCGAGACCGGGCGGCGCTGCGGGCCCCCACGCGGCCGGAGGTCGCGGTCGACGATCTCTTGTGGGCCTGCCGGGAGCGCTCACAGACCCACTTCGGCGGGCTCGCCCGATCGATCACCCCCCGCGCCTCTTGGGATGATCTCGTGCTGCCCGAATCGGTCTTTCAGCAGCTCCGGGAGATCCTCGCGCAGGTCCGACACCGGCCGAAGGTCTTCCACGACTGGGGTTTTGAGAAAAAGCTGCTCCTGGGAAAAGGGGTCTATGTCCTCTTCACCGGGCCGAGCGGAACCGGAAAGACGCTCGCGGCGGAGGTGCTGGCGCAGACGCTGGGGCGCGACCTTCTGAAGGTCGATCTCTCGGCGGTGGTCAGCAAATACATCGGCGAAACCGAGAAGAACCTGCAGCGGATCTTTTCGGGGGCCGAGCGCTCCGACGCCATTCTCTTCTTCGATGAGGCCGACGCCCTCTTCGGAAAGCGCTCGGAGGTGAAAGATGCCCATGACCGCTACGCCAACATCGAGATCAACTATCTCCTCCAGCGGCTGGAAGAATACGAAGGGATCGTCATCCTGGCGACCAACTTCTCCCAAAATATCGACGACGCCTTCTCCCGGCGGATTCAGACGAGCATCGAGTTCCCCTTTCCGAACGAGGTCTCGCGCCTGGAGATCTGGAAGAAGCACCTTCCGAAGGAGGCGCCGCTGGCCGACGAGGTCGACCTCGGATTTCTGGCAAGCCGATTTAAGGTCTCCGGCGGGAACATCCGGAACATTGTCTTAAATGCGGCGTTCCTTGCCGCGGAGGGGGGCGAGCCGATCCGGATGACCCACCTCCTTCAGGCGATCCGAAGGGAGTATGAGAAGCTCGGAAAACGCTATTCCGAATCGGAGTTTGTCCTTCCCGCTCCCGCAGCCTCCGTCCTCCCCGCCGTCTCTCCTCGAAGGAGGCCGAGATGA
- a CDS encoding DUF4255 domain-containing protein: MSTTLGKVTESLKSLLEGEMTPNAHVTLLSPGDTSGQNKRINLFLYRIIENPHLNNRDWLPKKGTLNQLVSPPLALNLFYLMTPFAPLDPQTGLADAHGLLGEAMRVLYENAIIPQVYLEDGLQEGEVKVTLLPLDLEQLSKIWTALNKDFRLSVGYEVSYVEVPAEQQRPLPKRVEEVHLDVRAPYRPPVLQAMSPASGPAGTPLQFSGAFLRGWKVTVRVGDQVAVKDQLLFEDHAFTAPVPAGLTPGVYEVDVNVANLSRFHEVFEVIP, translated from the coding sequence ATGAGCACCACCCTCGGAAAGGTCACCGAATCGTTGAAGAGTCTCTTAGAAGGGGAGATGACGCCGAACGCGCACGTCACGCTCCTCTCGCCCGGCGACACCAGCGGGCAGAACAAACGGATCAACCTCTTTCTCTATCGGATCATTGAAAACCCGCATCTCAACAACCGCGACTGGCTGCCGAAGAAGGGGACGCTCAACCAACTCGTCTCTCCGCCGCTCGCCCTCAATCTCTTTTATCTGATGACCCCCTTCGCCCCCCTCGATCCGCAGACCGGCCTGGCCGACGCCCACGGATTGCTCGGTGAAGCGATGCGGGTCCTGTATGAAAATGCAATCATCCCGCAGGTCTATCTCGAAGACGGCCTGCAGGAGGGGGAGGTGAAGGTGACGCTCCTTCCCCTCGATCTGGAGCAGCTCAGCAAGATTTGGACGGCGCTCAACAAAGATTTTCGATTGTCGGTCGGTTATGAGGTTTCCTATGTCGAGGTGCCGGCGGAGCAACAACGTCCGCTGCCGAAGCGGGTCGAAGAGGTTCATCTCGATGTTCGCGCCCCGTATCGTCCCCCGGTTCTCCAGGCGATGTCGCCGGCCTCCGGTCCGGCCGGAACCCCCCTTCAGTTCAGCGGCGCGTTCTTGAGGGGATGGAAGGTCACCGTCCGTGTCGGCGACCAGGTCGCTGTGAAAGACCAGCTCCTTTTCGAAGATCACGCTTTTACCGCCCCGGTTCCGGCAGGGCTGACGCCCGGGGTCTATGAAGTCGATGTCAACGTGGCGAACCTCTCCCGGTTCCACGAGGTCTTCGAGGTGATTCCATGA
- a CDS encoding phage tail protein, translated as MAKFTVNTHRFDPYRNFKFKVKVDNQYVAGLSKCSSLKKSTEVTTWREGGDPSISRQLPGKTKYDSITLEAGVTHDTTFEDWANLVNNFQGDAAGSLKNFRKDITIDVFNEGGQKVLSYNVFRCWVSEYQALPDLDASANAVAIQHLKLENEGWERDKSVTEPAEK; from the coding sequence CCCACCGGTTCGATCCCTACCGTAACTTTAAATTCAAGGTCAAGGTCGATAACCAATATGTCGCCGGTCTGAGCAAATGCAGCTCGCTGAAAAAGAGCACCGAGGTGACTACGTGGCGAGAGGGAGGCGATCCCTCGATCAGCCGTCAGCTCCCGGGAAAGACGAAGTACGACTCGATCACGCTGGAAGCCGGCGTGACTCATGACACCACCTTTGAAGATTGGGCGAACCTCGTGAACAACTTCCAGGGGGATGCCGCCGGATCGCTGAAGAACTTCCGAAAGGACATCACGATCGACGTCTTCAACGAAGGGGGCCAGAAGGTCCTCTCGTACAATGTCTTCCGCTGCTGGGTCTCGGAATACCAGGCCCTTCCCGATCTCGACGCGAGCGCCAACGCCGTCGCCATCCAGCATCTCAAGCTGGAGAACGAGGGGTGGGAGCGGGATAAATCGGTCACCGAGCCGGCCGAGAAATAG